GGAGGCAACTGAAATAAACTACAGAACTCTTGATCTTGAATACCGTCAAGGGTCTTATGGATGAATGAATCTGTCTCGCTTAATATCTGTTTATCATCATATGTTGAATTCCGTCTAGTGTCAGTTCCTCCTCTTGACTCTGTTAGGACATTAGTCAAATCATCATatgaatgaaaataaaatttcggaTGAATCCAAGAGGATGATATTACTTGTTGGAACTAACCAGTTATAAGAAATTTATTGTATTTTGGCAGTAAGTACTTACCAGTTTTTCTTTTATGACTACGGTCATTTGGCAATAAACTATGAAGCTTCAGCGAAGCATCATCATGAGTATATGTTAAGCGGATTCGAAATGAATTGTTACTATGCTTAACACCCTGCATGTATTTATTTAGTCAAGAAATTATTGATTGTAGAAGATATTTTCATCATCAGTCCAAGCAAAAGACAGTCACAGAAGCACTTACCAGTTGTTTCTCAAGTGATGGCACTATCAAAAATCTCAGGGCCTCCTTCACTGGCATGGTTTGTTGAGAAAATATTTCGTCCTTGAACCAATTTTCATTGCCATATTTTTGTTTCATGTATAACCTATTAAGAGGCAAAAAGCAAACTACATTATGAAAACAACAGTTCAGAATCATCAGATATTTATTATAAGAACATAAAGGTTAGAATGAAACGCACAAAAAAGTCCATGTATATTAAGAGCAGGTAAGACATGGTCTTACATTGTAACTACCCGGTATCATACTATGTGATGTCATTTCCTTGAATTGCCATTGTCAGTTTGTCACATATGAATTAAAGGTGGTAAGAAAAAACTGAGGCAGGGATTCTCAAGTAAAGATGGTTTACCTGATGGCACGTTCATTAGCTGCTACAACTGCAGGCAGTGAAATTTCTAAAGAGAACTCATCGATTTGATAGCCCTCTCTCTGGACTGCTTGAGATACCATTGAAGTGATGATGTCAATACAAGAAGTGTCATCAAATGGTGTTACACCATCATCCTGATGGCAGGTGGGTAGCAATATTCCAAAGCAAACAGAGCAACATGTTTCATCAGTCGACAAACACGAGCAAGACCCACTCTTCACGGAATCATCATGCTCTTCAAGAAATGAATGTAAGACTGACACCGTAAGAGAGGTGCATGAGCAGGCATGGCTAAAGGATCCAAACATGCGAAATATGCATCGGACACAGACCTGCAACATGATATAATGTTGATGATTTTTTCTCCAGTTGTGACTATATGTATTAACAGGCAGATCACACTGAACAATGCAACGAACAGACAAGCCACTGGACAGAAATACTCCATACAAATCAACCTATCAAGCATGCTTTTGAACAAGCTAAGAAAAAAATGGTTATATCTCCTTCACTCTATCTGAACACAATCAAAATTTCCTCCAACGTTTCTATATCCGTCCTTACATCTAGAAACAATTAACACACAGAGAGAAAATCATGGGGGGACACAATTCTCGGAGTTCAATCCCCACCCATCAACATGAGGCCAAAATATCCGTGAAAAACTGCTCAAAGAATTGACCCCTTCCCTAGGAAATGCTCATTGGATCAAATAATACACACACATATGCATTAATCTAACTTTGACAATAAGTACTGCACAAATACAAAAGGTTTGTGCATACTCCCTCCAAATCGGTTTATTAGTCCTACGCATGGTCCTAGGTTGTCAATTTGACCAACATAATATGGGTATATATTGCAAAAAACATATCACTACAAACTTTAGAAGTTATATTttctaatggtataatttttgagtTATATAGGTCAAATTGATGATCTAGGTACACAAGCAGGACTAATAAACCGATATGGATGGAGTAGATAAAATTGATATTGGGGGAGATAAACGAAGTACCAAACATTAAATATAACAACAGTGACAATTCAACAGCATAGCTCGGGCAGCAGGGAAGTAGCAGGTTTGTTTAGACaagatatctaccaatgaaaatcGAGTGCTGACGCACCACACCAAATGAGAGCCCCCCAGAAACGATCTGAATTTGGGGATTTCTTCTACTCTGCTTCAAGCAGCTAAGTTTCATCGCAGAGAAAAAATAGTACTCCTACCTAAGACGTACTCCGAATGCTGTTCCATAAGCATAGCATTTATCTATGGAACTGCTGAGACTTGGTATTCCTTCTAATCGAGAAAGGCGGCACTCCTGGCATAATTTCGAGAATTAAAAAAACAAGATGGGCGAGGAGCCGAACCCCGACGGAGAGGAGGTGGTGGACGGCGGGGAGCGGCGGTAAGGAGGACGCCGCGGCCCGCTCGAGGATGCTCCTGGTCTCCgcgtccacctccgccgccgccgatgtGGCCGTCATGGTGCTCGGCGCGGCTCGTTAAACCCTAGCTAATCCCTCGGTGCAGCGGAGTAATGATAGTCTATTTTTTTTCCTTGCGAGGAGCAGAATACTGATAGAGTGATAGTCTGATGCTGGGCCCTACCGTGCCGAACCGAGCCTGTTACGCAGGAGGGTGTTCAGACAAAATAAGCATATTTCCTCAGGAAAAAAACATGTAAACAACTAGATTCAATTGTGTGAAACTAATACTCGCTTCaatccaaattaattaacttaactttgtctagatatagacGCGTTTATTGACTAAGTACATCTATatatagacaaaattgagtcaattaatatgaatcggagggagtactcaaATTGCTTTTTTATTCGCCAGGTACTATCCTCTCAGAAACCCTAGCCAATGCAACTCAGTCTCCTCCATCAATTGGTTCCCCATGTGGGAATTTGCACATTTCACCATATTCTCTTCATAGCTTTGCACGGATCACCATATAGATGAAAATTTTGCATATTTTACGAGGCTTTTCTCTAATTAATTGCAAGCAAGTCTAATTCCCTATTAACAGTACAAGACGGTTGTTTTAATCAAGTGCATGCTAAATATTTTTTGCACATTCCACCGCATTTTGCTTTAATTAGTTGCAACCAAGTATAATTTCCTTATGAACGGTACAATGCCAGGTTGTTTTAGCCAAGTCATGATATATTGGCAACATAACCGTATGATATGAAAATATTTTTGTATGATACTATATAAAAGAGAAGATGAACACGGAAACCATAAGTGTATCGTGGGCTTGGCCCCTTTTTCTTTTGAAACTTTAAAACTTTTGATTTAAAACTtccaaaaaattccaaaaaagctTGGTGTGGAAAATGTTGCATTCTATCAATCCGTAATTTTCAGAGCGAAATAAATTTTATTTGTCCCTCggtaaaatggaaaatcaagataTAAGTGTACTATTCATTAATGTTCATCAACCGCAAAATCTTGGTTTAACATTTTTCTGATAATAAAATACAATAAATTTCATTCTAAAAATTTGCATGCTTGTAGATTGTGATATTGTCAACATCTTGGTATTTTTTATCTCTTTTAAAATgtttgaattcaattttggaaTGTTTAAAAAATAGCCTCTATGTAGCCTGAGCTAAAAACAACCAATTCTCGAACGAAAATAATAATTTGTTAGAAGGCTAAACCTAGAAGTTGGTTCGACTTGATCAGAGATGGTTTGTTGTCAATGGAGGTAAACACAAGAATTAGGCTTGTTGCAACCGATTATAACAAAATTTGGTAGAATGTGCAAAGAAAATGAATGTGGTGATCTAGGCAACGTGATGAACATGATATGGTGAAATATGCAATTACCTCTCTCCCCTCCCTCCCCCTTTGGCCGGTCTTTCCCGACGTCGAGAGGGGTGGGGAACTTGATCTACGATGGAGCTTTTAATATAAAAAATTAGCAGATTGGTTTTGGGTTTTGCGGTTGTCTTTATCTAGGCCATCGTGTCGATGGAGACGACAACTTCTTCAATAATTGTTCTTCGGCCCTCCTTCGACGACGATAGTTCCTTCCTGACATC
This region of Lolium perenne isolate Kyuss_39 chromosome 2, Kyuss_2.0, whole genome shotgun sequence genomic DNA includes:
- the LOC127335950 gene encoding uncharacterized protein — its product is MTATSAAAEVDAETRSILERAAASSLPPLPAVHHLLSVGVCVRCIFRMFGSFSHACSCTSLTVSVLHSFLEEHDDSVKSGSCSCLSTDETCCSVCFGILLPTCHQDDGVTPFDDTSCIDIITSMVSQAVQREGYQIDEFSLEISLPAVVAANERAIRLYMKQKYGNENWFKDEIFSQQTMPVKEALRFLIVPSLEKQLGVKHSNNSFRIRLTYTHDDASLKLHSLLPNDRSHKRKTESRGGTDTRRNSTYDDKQILSETDSFIHKTLDGIQDQEFCSLFQLPPEKLVKPCNLVISCLRSPIYIGGRYLKLSRNVSQSCWIIDDERMGEASVEEIIGENVRAICRGDGCKFHAAGREDIDVRMLGSGRPFLIEVLNVRSIPSANEVQQIAEKINSSEKKYVRVRNLKLVNSEIWSMMREGEAEKQKQYAALIWTSRPLTDNDLQKISVVKDMEIVQNTPIRVLHRRSPLERKRIIHWMEIEKVEGSSNYYLLHLCTQAGTYIKEFVHGDLGRTNPSIGAIVGCRAEILQLDVTDVKMDLLQ